DNA from Deltaproteobacteria bacterium:
GCTCTACCTCGCCCTGCGCTTCCTCGGCTCCTGACGGAGATGATCACCAGCCGGTCAGAGGCGCTGGTGCTCGGGCTCTCCGACTACGGAGAGGGGCACCGGCTGGTGCGCCTCTTCGACCGGGAGACGGGCCTGGTGAAGGCCTTCGCGCCGGCGGCCCGCAAGTCGCGCAAGCGCTACGGCGGGACGCTCGAGCCCATGGCCCACCTCGAGGTGGTCCTCACTCGCCGCCCCGGCCGGGACCTCCCCTCCCTCGACGAGGCCCGGGTCCTCCACCTGCGCCTGACGCTGCGCGAGCACCTCGAGCGGATCTTCCTGGGCACCTACCTGGTCGAGCTCACCGGGATGATCCTGCGCGAGGACCAGCCCCAGGCCGCCCTCTTCGATCTGCTGGTGGCCGCCCTCGACGGCCTCGACGGGAAGGAGGAGGGGCGGGAGGGGATCCTCTCCCCCTGGGGGCGGATCGCGATGGATCACGCCATCCTCGAGTCCTACGGGGCCGCGCCCCACCTGGCGGCCTGCGCCTCCTGCGGGCGGACGCCCGAGGCCGAGCGCTCCCGCTACTCGGTGCGGGAGGGAGGGCTGTGCTGCCAGCAGTGCCAGCCCCACTGGCTCCCGGACGATCGGACCCTGCTGCGCCGGACGCGGCAGGCGCTCCTGGCGCTGGCGGGGGCGGGGGTCTCGGCGGAGCTGCTGGCGCGCGCCGCCGGGTTGCCGGCCGACGACCTCGAGGCGATCGAGGAGGCGAGGAGGGCCCTGGAGGACACCCTGGAGGCCTTGCTGGGGAGGGCGCCGAAGAGCCGGGCGTTGCTGGACGCCACCCTGCGCTGAGGGAGCGGCGGGGTGGGGGGCGTGCTGGGGGGCGTGCCAGGGGACGCGTCCGTGGACGTGTACGTGTACGGGCCCCGGCCGCTCAGCGACGACGCCGGGCGATCAGCCCGATGCAGCCCAGAAGCACCAGGGCGAAGAGGCTGGCGGGCTCGCCCCGCGGGCTGCTGCAGCTGCAGCCCGGCTCGGGCGAGCTCGCCGGCTCGTCGAGGGCGAGCACGAGATCCTGCTCGCTGCTCCACGAGAGCTCCAGCGGGAGCTGGACCTCGAGGAAGCCCGCGTGGCTGGCGGTGAGGACGTAGCTGCCGGGGACGAGGTCCTCGAAGCGGTAGGTGCCATCGACCGCGGTCGTCGCCGTGCCGGGGGTCGGGCCCGCCAGGGAGAGGGCGGTGTCCTCCCAGCCGCCGACGAGCTGCCCCTCCAGGGCGACGACGCCCGCCAGGGAGATCCGGCGATCGGGATCGGGGGAGAGGGGGATCTCGAGCAGCGTGTCGGCCGCCAGGGAGAGGGTGCGGGTGTCGGGCAGGTGGTCGGTGGCCGAGGTCGTCAGCGTGTAGTCGCCCTCCCGCAGCTGGACCCAGGAGAAGCGGCCGGCGTCGTCGGTGATCACGCTCTGCGTGGCGCCGCCGGCGGCGGGGGTCAGCTCGAGGGTGGCGCCGGCCAGCGGCGTGCCGTCGCTCGCGTCGATCACCCGGCCCTCGAGCAGCAGGCGGTGGTCGGTCATCAGCCGCAGGGTCTGGTCCGGGAGATCCGCGC
Protein-coding regions in this window:
- the recO gene encoding DNA repair protein RecO, coding for MITSRSEALVLGLSDYGEGHRLVRLFDRETGLVKAFAPAARKSRKRYGGTLEPMAHLEVVLTRRPGRDLPSLDEARVLHLRLTLREHLERIFLGTYLVELTGMILREDQPQAALFDLLVAALDGLDGKEEGREGILSPWGRIAMDHAILESYGAAPHLAACASCGRTPEAERSRYSVREGGLCCQQCQPHWLPDDRTLLRRTRQALLALAGAGVSAELLARAAGLPADDLEAIEEARRALEDTLEALLGRAPKSRALLDATLR